A section of the Campylobacter lanienae NCTC 13004 genome encodes:
- the rpmG gene encoding 50S ribosomal protein L33, giving the protein MASANRVKIGLKCSECNDINYTTTKNSKTKTEKLELKKYCPRLKKHTVHKEVKLK; this is encoded by the coding sequence ATGGCAAGTGCAAATAGAGTTAAAATTGGTTTAAAATGTTCTGAATGTAATGATATTAATTACACAACAACCAAAAATAGCAAAACAAAAACTGAAAAGTTAGAGCTTAAAAAATATTGTCCAAGATTGAAAAAACATACAGTTCATAAAGAAGTTAAGCTAAAATAA
- the rplJ gene encoding 50S ribosomal protein L10: MTRNEKAEIISNLEAEFKASEAIVVCDYRGLSVKKLEALRNAAREQNVKVQVVKNTLAKIALNNSAKDGMELKDTNIFVWGEDQLAVTKVVAKFEESNKDLFKIKTAYIDGEVAPASKVIALSKMPSRDELIAMLLQVWNAPIQNFTIGLNALKEKKEQSA, translated from the coding sequence GTGACTAGAAACGAAAAAGCTGAAATTATTTCAAACCTTGAGGCTGAATTTAAAGCTAGTGAAGCTATAGTAGTTTGCGACTATAGAGGTTTAAGTGTTAAAAAACTTGAAGCGCTTAGAAATGCTGCTAGAGAACAAAATGTTAAAGTTCAAGTTGTTAAAAACACTTTAGCAAAAATAGCTTTAAATAACTCTGCTAAAGATGGTATGGAGCTTAAAGATACAAATATTTTTGTATGGGGCGAAGATCAACTAGCAGTTACTAAAGTTGTGGCTAAATTTGAAGAGTCAAATAAAGATCTTTTTAAGATTAAAACAGCTTATATCGATGGTGAGGTTGCACCTGCTTCTAAAGTTATCGCATTGTCTAAAATGCCATCTCGTGATGAGCTTATCGCTATGCTATTACAAGTTTGGAATGCTCCGATTCAAAATTTCACTATCGGTTTAAATGCGCTTAAAGAGAAAAAAGAGCAATCTGCTTAA
- the tuf gene encoding elongation factor Tu: MAKEKFSRNKPHVNIGTIGHVDHGKTTLTAAISAVLSRKGLAELKDYDNIDNAPEEKERGITIATSHIEYETTNRHYAHVDCPGHADYVKNMITGAAQMDGAILVVSAADGPMPQTREHILLSRQVGVPYIVVFMNKADMVDDAELLELVEMEIRELLNEYDFPGDDTPIISGSALQALEEAKAGNDGEWSAKIMALMDAVDSYIPTPVRDTDKDFLMPIEDVFSISGRGTVVTGRIEKGVVKVGDTIEIVGIRDTQTTTVTGVEMFRKEMDQGEAGDNVGVLLRGTKKEDVERGMVLCKPKSITPHTQFEGEVYILTKEEGGRHTPFFNNYRPQFYVRTTDVTGSITLPEGTEMVMPGDNLKITVELIAPVALEEGTRFAIREGGRTVGSGVVSKIIK, from the coding sequence ATGGCTAAAGAGAAGTTTTCAAGAAATAAGCCACACGTAAATATTGGTACTATCGGTCACGTTGACCATGGTAAAACTACATTAACAGCTGCTATTTCTGCTGTTTTATCAAGAAAAGGTCTTGCTGAGCTTAAAGATTATGATAATATCGATAACGCTCCAGAAGAAAAAGAGAGAGGTATTACAATTGCTACTTCTCACATTGAGTATGAAACAACAAATCGCCACTATGCGCATGTTGATTGTCCAGGCCACGCTGACTATGTTAAAAATATGATCACAGGTGCCGCTCAAATGGATGGTGCTATCTTAGTTGTATCTGCTGCTGATGGCCCAATGCCGCAAACTCGTGAGCACATTTTGCTATCTCGCCAAGTTGGTGTTCCATATATAGTTGTATTTATGAATAAAGCTGATATGGTTGATGATGCTGAACTTTTAGAGCTAGTTGAAATGGAAATTCGTGAACTTCTAAATGAGTATGATTTCCCAGGTGATGATACTCCAATCATTAGCGGTTCGGCACTTCAAGCACTTGAAGAAGCTAAAGCTGGCAACGATGGCGAGTGGTCAGCTAAAATTATGGCTCTTATGGATGCTGTTGATAGCTATATACCAACTCCAGTTCGTGATACAGACAAAGATTTCTTGATGCCAATCGAAGATGTTTTCTCAATTTCTGGTCGTGGTACAGTTGTTACAGGTAGAATTGAAAAAGGTGTTGTGAAAGTTGGTGATACTATTGAAATCGTTGGTATTCGTGATACTCAAACAACAACAGTTACTGGTGTTGAGATGTTTAGAAAAGAGATGGATCAAGGCGAAGCCGGTGATAATGTTGGTGTTCTATTGCGCGGTACTAAAAAAGAAGATGTTGAGAGAGGTATGGTTTTATGTAAGCCAAAATCTATCACTCCACATACACAATTTGAAGGTGAAGTTTATATCCTAACCAAAGAAGAGGGTGGTCGCCATACTCCATTCTTTAATAACTATAGACCACAATTCTATGTTAGAACAACAGATGTTACTGGTTCAATAACTTTACCAGAAGGTACAGAGATGGTTATGCCAGGTGATAACCTTAAAATCACGGTTGAACTTATAGCTCCAGTTGCGCTAGAAGAGGGTACAAGATTTGCTATCCGTGAAGGCGGTAGAACTGTTGGTTCAGGCGTTGTATCTAAAATTATTAAGTAA
- the rpoB gene encoding DNA-directed RNA polymerase subunit beta, translating into MLNSLYSGNRLRVDFSNVAKEIDVPNLLQLQKKSFDHFLNLDNSQTESGIEKVFKSIFPIHDPQNRLSLEYVSSEIGKPRYTIRECMERGLTYSVNLKIKIRLIVHDRDEKTGEKIGVKDIKEQEIFVREIPLMTDRISFIINGVERVVVNQLHRSPGVIFKEEESPTVVNKLIYTAQIIPDRGSWLYFEYDTKDVLYVRINKRRKVPITILFRALGYKKQDIVKLFYPMQTLKIQNNKFLVEFNPDDFTGRVDYDIKDESGNILHQAGKRLTRKKADKLIEDGVKFIEYPLETLVNRYLASPVIDKDSGEVLYDTLTQLDENKIAKIANEQDSIEIANDLANGVDDAIINSFLQDYEALKLLKQTEGVEDENDLAAIRIYKVMRPGEPVVKEAARSFVNDLFFNPERYDLTKVGRMKMNHKLGLNAPEYVTVLTNEDIIKTAKYLIKVKNGQGHIDDRDHLGNRRIRSIGELLANELHLGFVKMQKAIRDKFTSLSNNIDEIMPYDLVNPKMITTTIMEFFTGGQLSQFMDQTNPLSEITHKRRLSALGEGGLVKERAGFEVRDVHPTHYGRICPVETPEGQNIGLINTLSTYAKVNDLGFVESPYRKVENSKVTNEIVYLTATQEEGHIIAPASTILDENGMIVEDLIEVRQDGEMILAKRDDVTLIDLCSGMVMGVAASLIPFLEHDDANRALMGSNMQRQAVPLLKSSAPIVGTGMEAIVARDAWEAIKAKRGGIIEKVDNKNIFILGEDENGPYIDQYTMEKNMRTNQNTTFSQHPIVKKGQKVEAGQIIADGSSMDQGELAIGKNALIAFMPWNGYNYEDAIVMSERMIRTDAFTSVHIYEKEIEARELKDGVEEITRDIPNMKEEEIEHLDESGIVRIGTHIKPGMILVGKVSPKGEVKPTPEERLLRAIFGEKAGHVVNKSLYAPASMEGVVIDVKIFTKKGYEKDSRSFQAYEDEKNILEKEHHDRLLMLDREEMLRVTALLANNELQNELEVGKTTYKKGQKIKKEDLVNINRFTLNSYVKNFNKDVQKSYEDMKAYFQNEKKKLKDEHDAKLEILEKDDILPSGVVKLVKVYVATKRKLKVGDKMAGRHGNKGIVSNIVPDVDMPYLPDGRSVDIVLNPLGVPSRMNIGQILESHLGLIGMRLGEQIQEIFDRKSKEWIDELRAKMIEIANVSRLMDAKAILEKIDDDKLIEYARDWSNGVRFATPIFEGVKAEEFSKLFEMAKIDMDGKTELYDGRTGSKMAERVNVGCMYMLKLHHLVDEKVHARSTGPYSLVTQQPVGGKALSGGQRFGEMEVWALEAYGAAHTLREMLTVKSDDVEGRWLAYKALTRGENVPSTGIPETFFVLTNELKSLALDVEIYDEDNDNE; encoded by the coding sequence ATGCTAAATAGCCTTTATTCTGGAAATCGTCTTAGGGTAGATTTTTCTAATGTAGCTAAAGAGATTGATGTTCCAAATTTATTACAATTACAAAAAAAGAGTTTTGATCATTTTTTAAATCTTGATAATTCACAAACTGAAAGCGGAATTGAAAAAGTATTTAAATCTATTTTTCCTATTCACGATCCGCAAAATAGACTTTCGCTTGAATATGTCAGTAGCGAAATTGGTAAGCCTAGATATACTATTAGAGAGTGTATGGAAAGAGGCTTGACATATTCTGTAAATTTAAAAATTAAAATTAGATTAATAGTTCATGATAGAGATGAAAAAACAGGTGAGAAAATCGGTGTAAAAGATATAAAAGAACAAGAGATATTTGTTCGTGAAATTCCTTTAATGACTGATAGAATCTCATTTATTATTAATGGTGTTGAAAGAGTTGTAGTCAATCAATTGCATAGAAGTCCTGGTGTTATTTTCAAAGAAGAAGAGAGTCCTACTGTTGTAAATAAATTGATATATACAGCTCAAATTATCCCAGATCGTGGGTCATGGTTGTATTTTGAGTATGATACTAAAGATGTATTATATGTCCGTATTAATAAGCGTCGTAAGGTGCCAATCACCATCTTATTTAGGGCTTTAGGATATAAAAAACAAGATATTGTGAAGTTATTTTATCCTATGCAAACTCTAAAAATTCAAAATAATAAATTCTTAGTAGAGTTTAATCCAGATGATTTTACTGGTAGGGTTGATTATGATATCAAGGATGAAAGTGGCAATATCTTACATCAAGCTGGTAAGAGATTAACTAGAAAAAAAGCTGATAAATTAATAGAAGATGGCGTTAAATTTATAGAATATCCGCTTGAAACATTGGTAAATAGATATCTTGCTAGTCCTGTTATAGATAAAGATAGCGGCGAGGTTTTATATGATACTCTTACACAACTTGATGAGAATAAAATAGCTAAAATCGCTAATGAGCAAGATAGTATAGAGATAGCAAATGATTTAGCAAATGGAGTCGATGATGCTATTATTAACTCATTTTTACAAGATTATGAGGCTTTGAAACTTCTTAAACAAACTGAAGGTGTAGAAGATGAAAATGATCTAGCGGCAATTAGAATTTACAAAGTTATGCGCCCAGGTGAGCCTGTGGTTAAAGAAGCGGCTAGAAGTTTTGTTAATGATCTCTTTTTCAATCCTGAAAGATATGATTTGACCAAAGTTGGTCGTATGAAGATGAATCATAAATTAGGCCTAAATGCTCCTGAATATGTCACAGTTTTGACAAATGAAGATATTATTAAAACTGCTAAATATCTAATTAAGGTCAAAAATGGTCAAGGTCATATAGATGATAGAGATCACTTAGGTAACCGCCGTATTCGCTCTATCGGTGAGCTTTTGGCTAATGAGTTACATCTTGGTTTTGTCAAGATGCAAAAAGCTATTAGAGATAAATTTACTAGCCTTAGCAATAATATAGATGAGATTATGCCTTATGATCTTGTAAATCCTAAGATGATTACAACCACTATTATGGAGTTTTTTACCGGTGGTCAGCTAAGTCAATTTATGGATCAGACAAATCCGCTTAGTGAGATTACACATAAGCGTAGATTATCAGCACTTGGCGAGGGTGGATTGGTAAAAGAGAGAGCCGGATTTGAAGTTCGTGATGTCCATCCAACTCACTATGGTAGAATTTGTCCAGTTGAGACCCCAGAGGGTCAAAATATCGGTCTTATTAACACTCTTTCTACATATGCTAAAGTCAATGATCTAGGCTTTGTTGAATCGCCATATCGCAAGGTAGAAAATAGCAAGGTAACAAATGAAATTGTCTATCTCACAGCTACGCAAGAAGAGGGTCACATTATAGCTCCTGCATCTACGATTTTGGATGAAAATGGTATGATAGTTGAGGATTTAATAGAGGTTAGGCAAGATGGTGAGATGATACTTGCTAAAAGAGATGATGTAACCTTAATAGACCTTTGTAGCGGTATGGTAATGGGTGTTGCTGCTTCGTTAATTCCATTTTTAGAGCATGATGATGCTAACCGTGCCTTGATGGGCTCAAACATGCAACGACAAGCCGTTCCGCTCTTAAAATCTAGCGCTCCTATTGTTGGGACTGGTATGGAAGCGATAGTTGCTCGTGATGCATGGGAGGCTATAAAGGCAAAGCGTGGCGGTATAATAGAAAAAGTTGATAACAAAAATATATTTATCCTTGGTGAGGATGAAAATGGTCCATATATAGATCAATACACCATGGAAAAAAATATGCGCACCAACCAAAATACCACATTTAGCCAACATCCAATCGTAAAAAAAGGTCAAAAAGTAGAGGCCGGTCAAATAATCGCTGATGGCTCTAGCATGGATCAAGGCGAGTTGGCAATAGGTAAAAATGCTCTAATTGCATTTATGCCTTGGAATGGATATAACTACGAAGATGCGATTGTGATGAGCGAGAGAATGATTCGCACTGATGCCTTTACAAGCGTACATATCTATGAAAAAGAGATTGAGGCTAGAGAGCTTAAAGATGGCGTAGAAGAGATTACTAGAGATATTCCTAATATGAAAGAAGAAGAGATCGAACATCTTGATGAAAGTGGTATCGTAAGAATCGGAACTCATATAAAACCAGGTATGATCTTAGTAGGCAAGGTTTCACCAAAAGGTGAAGTGAAGCCAACTCCAGAAGAGAGACTTCTTAGAGCAATCTTTGGTGAAAAAGCTGGCCATGTGGTAAATAAATCTCTATATGCTCCAGCAAGTATGGAGGGCGTAGTAATTGATGTTAAGATATTTACTAAAAAAGGCTATGAAAAAGACTCAAGATCATTCCAAGCTTATGAAGATGAGAAAAATATCTTAGAAAAAGAGCATCACGATAGACTTTTAATGCTTGATCGTGAAGAGATGTTAAGAGTCACTGCTTTATTAGCTAATAACGAGCTTCAAAATGAGCTAGAAGTTGGTAAAACTACATATAAAAAAGGTCAAAAAATCAAAAAAGAAGATCTTGTTAATATAAATAGATTTACCTTAAATTCATATGTTAAAAATTTTAATAAAGATGTTCAAAAAAGCTATGAAGATATGAAGGCATATTTTCAAAATGAGAAGAAAAAGCTAAAAGATGAACACGATGCTAAGCTTGAAATTTTAGAAAAAGATGATATTTTGCCAAGTGGCGTAGTCAAACTTGTTAAAGTATATGTAGCAACTAAAAGAAAGCTAAAAGTTGGAGATAAAATGGCTGGTCGCCATGGTAACAAAGGTATAGTGTCTAATATCGTCCCTGATGTAGATATGCCTTATTTGCCAGATGGTAGGTCAGTTGATATAGTCTTAAATCCACTAGGCGTTCCTAGCCGTATGAATATCGGTCAAATTTTAGAGAGCCACCTAGGGCTTATAGGTATGAGACTTGGCGAGCAAATTCAAGAGATATTTGATAGAAAGTCAAAAGAGTGGATTGATGAGTTAAGAGCCAAAATGATAGAGATAGCCAATGTATCAAGACTAATGGATGCCAAAGCAATATTAGAAAAAATCGATGATGATAAGCTAATAGAATACGCAAGAGATTGGTCAAATGGCGTTAGATTTGCTACTCCGATATTTGAAGGGGTTAAGGCTGAAGAGTTTAGCAAATTGTTTGAGATGGCAAAGATCGATATGGATGGTAAAACTGAATTATACGACGGTAGAACCGGATCTAAGATGGCTGAGCGTGTAAATGTCGGTTGTATGTATATGTTAAAACTTCACCACCTAGTAGATGAAAAAGTCCATGCTAGAAGTACTGGTCCATATAGCTTAGTTACGCAGCAACCTGTCGGCGGTAAGGCTTTAAGCGGCGGTCAAAGATTTGGAGAGATGGAAGTTTGGGCTTTAGAAGCTTATGGTGCGGCTCATACACTTCGTGAGATGCTAACTGTCAAATCTGATGATGTTGAGGGTAGATGGCTAGCTTATAAGGCATTAACTAGAGGTGAAAATGTCCCGAGTACTGGTATTCCAGAGACATTTTTTGTTTTAACAAATGAGCTAAAATCTCTAGCCTTAGATGTTGAAATTTACGATGAGGATAATGATAATGAGTGA
- the rplA gene encoding 50S ribosomal protein L1 yields MSKKTTKRFTELLKKVDSNKIYNLDEAVSTVKTLASAKFDETVEIALKLNVDPRHADQMVRGSVVLPAGTGKTVRVAVIAKDAKADEAKAAGADIVGAEDFVDEIAKGVINFDVLIATPNLMGLVGKIGRLLGPKGLMPNPKTGTVTMDVAQAVKNAKGGQVNFRVDKQGNIHAGLGKVSFSKEQLNENITAFIKTINKHKPAAAKGKYIKSAALSLTMSPSISLETQELMDLK; encoded by the coding sequence ATGTCAAAAAAAACTACAAAGAGATTTACAGAATTACTTAAAAAAGTAGATTCAAATAAAATTTATAATTTAGATGAGGCTGTATCTACAGTTAAAACACTTGCTTCAGCAAAATTTGATGAAACAGTTGAAATAGCACTTAAATTGAATGTTGATCCTAGACACGCTGATCAAATGGTTCGTGGTTCAGTAGTTTTACCTGCTGGTACTGGTAAAACTGTTAGAGTAGCTGTAATAGCTAAAGATGCTAAAGCTGATGAAGCTAAAGCAGCTGGTGCTGATATTGTTGGTGCTGAGGATTTTGTCGATGAGATTGCCAAAGGTGTTATAAATTTCGATGTCCTTATAGCTACTCCAAATTTAATGGGTTTAGTAGGTAAAATTGGCCGTCTTTTAGGCCCTAAAGGTTTAATGCCTAATCCTAAAACAGGTACTGTAACTATGGATGTTGCTCAAGCTGTTAAAAATGCTAAAGGTGGTCAAGTGAATTTCCGTGTTGATAAACAAGGAAATATCCATGCTGGTCTTGGTAAAGTAAGCTTTAGCAAAGAGCAGTTAAATGAGAATATCACTGCTTTTATAAAAACAATTAATAAGCATAAACCAGCAGCAGCAAAAGGTAAATATATCAAATCTGCTGCGCTATCTTTGACAATGAGTCCATCAATATCTCTTGAAACTCAAGAGCTCATGGATCTTAAATAA
- the rplK gene encoding 50S ribosomal protein L11, translating into MAKKVVGEIKLQIAATKANPSPPVGPALGQQGVNIMEFCKAFNERTKDMAGYNIPVVITVYADKSFTFITKQPPATDLIKKAAGITKGADNPLKNKVGQLTKAQILEIVDKKIVDMNTKDREQAAKIIAGSARSMGITVVD; encoded by the coding sequence ATGGCTAAAAAAGTTGTAGGCGAAATTAAATTACAAATTGCAGCTACAAAAGCAAATCCAAGTCCGCCAGTTGGTCCTGCTTTGGGTCAGCAAGGTGTCAATATTATGGAATTTTGTAAGGCATTTAATGAGAGAACAAAAGATATGGCTGGTTATAATATTCCAGTTGTTATTACTGTTTATGCTGATAAAAGCTTTACATTTATCACAAAACAACCACCAGCAACAGATCTAATTAAAAAAGCTGCAGGAATCACAAAAGGTGCGGATAACCCGCTTAAAAATAAAGTAGGTCAATTAACTAAAGCTCAAATTCTTGAAATAGTAGATAAAAAAATAGTTGATATGAATACAAAAGATAGAGAGCAAGCTGCTAAAATTATAGCTGGTTCAGCTCGTTCTATGGGAATAACCGTAGTAGATTAA
- the nusG gene encoding transcription termination/antitermination protein NusG, which yields MAHKWYAIQTYAGSEMSVKRAIENLVKDHGIEEQLLEVVVPTEDVIEIKNGKQKINERSLYPGYAFAHLDLDTALWHKIQSLPKVGRFIGEAKKPTPLSDKDINLILEKVNKRAAPKPKISFEAGEVVRVTEGPFANFNATVEEYDMVHGKLRLNVSIFGRSTPVEIMYSQVEKIV from the coding sequence ATGGCACATAAGTGGTATGCTATTCAAACTTATGCAGGTAGTGAGATGAGTGTCAAAAGAGCCATTGAAAATTTAGTAAAAGATCATGGCATTGAAGAGCAACTTTTAGAAGTTGTTGTTCCTACAGAAGATGTGATAGAGATTAAAAATGGCAAGCAAAAAATTAACGAAAGAAGTTTATATCCAGGTTATGCTTTTGCGCATTTAGATCTTGATACAGCACTTTGGCACAAAATTCAGTCTCTTCCTAAGGTTGGTAGATTTATCGGTGAAGCAAAAAAACCTACACCTTTGAGTGATAAAGATATAAATCTTATTTTAGAAAAGGTTAATAAAAGAGCAGCTCCTAAGCCAAAAATTTCATTTGAGGCTGGTGAGGTAGTTCGTGTTACTGAAGGTCCATTTGCAAACTTTAATGCAACTGTAGAAGAGTATGATATGGTTCATGGTAAACTTCGCTTAAATGTATCTATATTTGGTAGAAGTACGCCTGTTGAAATTATGTATTCACAAGTTGAAAAGATAGTCTAA
- the rplL gene encoding 50S ribosomal protein L7/L12, which produces MAITKEDVLEFISNLSVLELSELVKEFEEKFGVSAAPVMVAGAVAGGAAEAAEEKTDFNIVLVDSGAKKIEVIKVVRALTGLGLKEAKDAVEGTPSVLKEGASKEEAEAAKKQLEEAGAKVELK; this is translated from the coding sequence ATGGCAATAACTAAAGAAGATGTATTAGAGTTTATTTCAAATTTATCTGTTCTTGAGCTAAGTGAATTAGTAAAAGAATTTGAAGAAAAATTCGGTGTAAGTGCTGCTCCTGTTATGGTAGCTGGTGCTGTTGCTGGAGGTGCTGCTGAAGCTGCTGAAGAAAAAACTGATTTCAATATCGTTTTAGTTGATAGTGGTGCTAAAAAAATAGAAGTAATTAAAGTTGTTCGTGCTTTAACTGGTCTTGGTCTTAAAGAAGCTAAAGATGCTGTTGAAGGTACTCCATCAGTTCTTAAAGAGGGTGCGAGCAAAGAAGAAGCTGAAGCAGCTAAAAAACAACTTGAAGAAGCTGGCGCTAAAGTCGAACTTAAATAA
- the secE gene encoding preprotein translocase subunit SecE, with product MEKFISYLKLSRTEIGKVIFPTKEQIRNAFITVFAVVTVVSLFLALVDLIMSFSVSKLV from the coding sequence ATGGAAAAGTTTATAAGTTATTTAAAATTATCACGCACAGAGATAGGCAAGGTTATCTTTCCTACTAAAGAGCAAATTAGAAATGCGTTTATAACAGTTTTTGCTGTTGTAACTGTGGTATCTCTATTTTTAGCTTTGGTTGATTTGATTATGTCTTTTTCTGTTTCAAAGCTTGTATAA